CAGCACATCGACCTCTTCTCCCGTCAGGGGGTCGATCTCCGTTCGCTTCAGGCTGGTGTTCCCCCCTCCAAAGTTGGTGACTCGAAGGTCGGAACCCAGCAAATTGGAGGCATAAACGAGCTGGTCGAAACTGTCACTTGGTGCGCGCTTGGGGTCCCATAGGTTTGGCACGCTTGGCTCGCGAAGGGTCGCCATGCTTCGAGTATGAAGTCAAAGGGCCTGCCCGCGCGAGGCTTTGTGCGCGATACTCGAAGGATGACGCAGATCGAATGGGCGGACTTCGAAAGGGTAGAGCTTCGCGTCGGCACGGTCGTATCCGCCGAGTCCTTGGAAGGCGCGCGGAAGCCCGCTTATCGGCTCAAAGTGGACTTCGGGGAGCTTGGGGTGAAGTCGTCGAGCGCGCAAATCACCGCGCATTACCGTGCTGAGCAACTCGTGGGCAGGCAAGTAGTGGCCGTCCTGAACTTCCCTCCCAAGAGGATCGCGGGGTTTCTGTCGGAAGTGCTCGTTACGGGGTTCGCCGACGAGAACGGAGAGGTCGTACTGGCCGTGCCCGAAAGAAAGGTTCCCAACGGCTCCAAGCTATTCTGAGAGGGGTTGCTTGAGCGAGAAACTGGTCCCGCAACCGCAACTTCGTTCGGCGTTGGGGTTGTCGAAGACGAAGCCGTTGCCGATCAGGTTGCCGGAGAACCGCAGAACCGAACCTTGAAGCACCTTGGCAGAGCGGGGATCGCAGACGATCTCGAGGTCGCCCTCCTTCTGCACGAGGTCGTCGGCCCGGCGTCGGTCGTCGGGAAAAATCACGTATTCGAGGCCCGAGCAGCCTCCGCCCTTGACGCCGACCCGCAAGAACGCGTCAGGGTTTCCCGCTCGTGCCAACAAGCGATGCGCTTGCGCGATCGCTTCGGGGGTCAGCGTTACGGGAAACCCTACTTCGTTCATGTTCCGGCCATGCGTTTCTGAAACTTCTCCATCCGCTGAACGCGCTCCACCATCTTGAGCTTCGATCGGTTACTGACGTCGAGCACGTCTGCGAGGGTCCTATTCTGTAATACGCGATCGACGGCTTCTTGGACTTCAGCGAACACGAATTGAACGGCGCAATCGCCTTCGTGGATGCACCTATGAGACAGCCCGCTGTGGCGAGCGCAGAAGTTGGGCTCGATGAGCCTGCCGCCCAAAGCCTCAAAGACGTCTCCCAGAATGATGGCCTTCGGCTCCATGGCGAGATAGTAGCCCCCGGCATGGCCTCGAACGCTCTTGATGAACCCAGACTTCCTGAGCAGCATCAGCAACTTCGCCACATGGGGATGGCTCAACTGTTCTTCTTTGGCAATCTGAGGGATGGTCTTGCTTTGTCCGGGCTCGCATTGGGCGATGGACAAGAGACACCGCAGACCGTATTCTTCCTGTGTGCTGAACTTCATTTTCGAGAGGTCTCCTAGTTCGGCGACCGAACTTTTAGTCAAAGAATACGCACGCAGTCAGATTGACTCTATGACGGCGGTCAGGTTTGCGAAAATTACAGCAAACCCAGCAGGAGCTTGACCTCGTCGGACATTCGATCGATGGAGAACGGTGGGTCCCAGGTGAGCTCGACTGTAACGTTCTTGAGTGAGGGGATCAACCTCACCTTTTCTTCGACCTCCAGCGGCAACTCTTCTGCGACCGGGCACATGGGCGAGGTCAGCGTCATGACGATGCGCGCGTCGGCGCTTTCATCGACGGCCACCTCGTAAATGAGGCCAAGGTCGTAGATGTTGACGGGAATCTCGGGGTCGTAGATGCACCGGAGAACGTCAACGACCTCGCCTTCGAGGACGGTGCGTTCGATGGAGTTGAGCCCCGATCTTCGAACGGGCTCTACGTCGGTCTCTTGCTTGCGAATCGGTTCGGGCATGGACCTATTCCGTCGTGGCGACTTCCTCTCCCTCGAGCGCCGCGATGACCGTGTGCCAAGGGAGCGTCGCGCATTTGACCCTTGCTGGGTAGTCCTTCACGCCTTCGAGGGCTTGGATTTCTGGGTAGATCTCGGCCACTTCGTTTAGGCTACCGTCTGCGGAGAGCGCGGCGTGGACTTTCTCGAACAAAGCCCGTACGTCGGCCAGTGACTTTCCCCGGATGCACTCGGTCATCATGCTGGCGGAAGCGGTCGAAATGGCGCACCCGATCCCATCGAACCGGACGTCGGACACCACGCCGTCCGAGATCGTCAGGTCAAGGCTGATCTGATCCCCGCAGAGCGGGTTGTGCCCTTCGGCGTGGCTCGAAGGCGCGTCGATTCGCCCCCGGTTTCGGGGCCTGCGGTTGTGGTCGAGGATCACCTCTTGATACAGGTCGCTGACTTCAGACATGCGCGCCTCCACGAAAGAGCCTCTGGGCGAGTTCGAGAGCCCTGCAAAGCCGCTCAATCTCGCTGGCAGTATTGTAGAAAGCGAACGACGCTCTCACGGTCGCAGGAACCTGAAGGCGCTGCATCAAGGGCATGGCGCAGTGGTGGCCCGCGCGCACCGCAACCCCCTCTGAATCGAGCAACGTTCCGACGTCATGGGGGTGGATTCCCTCGACGACGAAAGAGAGCGGCCCGCAGGATGGGCTCGTCGGACACAGCACCCGGATCCCTTCGAGTTGGTTCAGCGCCTTGGCCGCTTCCTGCGCGAGCGCAACTTCGTACGCCTCGATTCGTTCCAACGCGGTTTCGAGGTCGCCGTCCCCGAGGCTCTTCAAGTAGTCGAGAGTCGCCGCCCAACCCACCGTGCCCGCGATGTTGGGAGTCCCGGCTTCGAACTTAGCAGGTGGAGGAGCGTAGGTCGATCCGGATTCGGTGACCTTGAGGATCATGTCTCCCCCGCCTTGGTAGGGCTCCATCTCATCGAGGAGGGCCCTGCGCCCGTAAAGCGCGCCGATTCCGGTGGGGCCGTAAGCCTTGTGCGCGGAAATCGCATAGAAGTCGACGCCTAAGCGTTGTACGTCGATCGACCTGTGGGGCGCGGCCTGCGCGCCGTCAACGACTACGAACGCCCCGGCTTCGTGCGCGGTCTGCGCCATCCGCTCCACAGGGTTGGCGATTCCCAAAACGTTGCTCGCGTGAGTGAAGGCGCAAAGGAACGGCTTTTCCTCCAACGCGCGTTCGAAGGCAACGAGGTCGAGTTCGCCCGAATCGAGGACAGGAACGAACCGGATCGTTGCGCCCGTCTGCTTCGCCACCAACTGCCAAGGAACGATGTTGGAGTGGTGTTCGAGTTGGGTGAGAACGATGAGATCGCCGGGGCGAAGTCTCGGCCGAGCGAAGGACTGGGCCACCAAGTTGAGGGACTCGGTGCAGCCCCTCGTGAACACGATCTCGCTCGCATCCTCGGCGCGGACGAGTTCCCGGACGGCCTCGCGGGCGCTTTCGTAGAGTTCGGTCGCCCGAACGCTGAGCGAGTGAACCCCGCGGTGGACGTTCGCGTTCGATTCCTCGTAGTACGACCGGACCGCTTCGATCATGGCCCGCGGCTTTTGGGTGGTCGCGGCGTTGTCCAGGTAAGTCAAGGGCTTGCCGTTGACCGTCGTTTGCAGGATCGGGAAGTCCGCCCGAATTGCCTCGACGTCCCATCGCGTCGAGTTGGGTTCGAATCGGGGCTGCGGCGCGGACATGTTGCTTATCTCCCCTCCTTGCCCTGAACTTGGGCGGCCGCACCGACTCTGCCAGGCTCCCGGGGCACTTGGGGGAGGTGGAGCGTCGAGTGGGCGAGAGTGGGCTTCATTGGGAACCCTCAGTGGCCGGACTCGGCGAGCTTTTGGTACAGCCTTGCCTCCAGCGCTTCTCGGGTCGCCTGATCCTCAATCCGCTCGAGCACTTCCGCTGCGAACGCATAAATCAGCAGGTTGCGAGCCTCGACGAAGGGGATTCCCCGCGAGCGAAGGTAGAACATCGCGTCGGCGGGAAGCTGGCCGACCGTGGCCCCATGCGTACACTTGACGTCGTCGGCGAAAATCTCGAGTTGAGGCTTTGTGTTGATCGTGGCCGTGGGCGAGAGCAATAGCGCCTGGTTGGTCTGCTTGGCGTCCGTCTTCTGCGCGTCCTCATAGACGAAAATCTTCCCGTTGAAGACCCCCGTCGCAGACCCGTCGAGAATCCCCTTGTACGCCTCGAACGAGTGGCAATGCGGCTCGGCGTGGTCGATTCGAGTGTGATGGGCCAGGTGCTGGCGCTCAACGCCTACATACACCCCGTCGAGACGGGTTTCCGTGAGCGATCCCGCAAGCCAGACGTTGACGTCGAGTCGCGAGATTTGGCAGCCGAACGTGGCCGCGATCGAGGTGAAGTTCGACTCTGCTTCCTGGCGCGCAAAAACGGACGAAACGTTTCGCGAGGTAAGAGACTCGTCTTGAAATCGAACGTGGGTGAATTCGGCCCTTTGCGCCAGTTCGACCTCGGCCACTCCCAGCGCCAGCGAGTTCTCCGCGTCACCGACGTGCGCCTCGATCAGGGTGCCTTTCGAGTCTTCCTCAGCGAGAACCAATACCCTCGGGAAAGAAACCGTCGGGGCCGCGCCGGAGGTAACGAACACCACGCTCAGCGGGGCGTCGAGTCGGACACCTCGCGAAAGGCGAACTAGGGCTCCATCTGCCAGGTTGGCCGAGTTGTACTTGACGACTCGCTCATCGTTCGTCGATCCCAACTTCCCCGAGAACGTGGCGTGGCGCCCCAGCGCCGAGAGGTCCTCGGAAGAACATTCTGAAAACGGGCTCACGATGACGCCTGCCGGCAACTCAGAAAGGCGGGAAAGGGCCGGTGAGAAGACGCCGTTGACGAACACAAGAGACGGGCCGCTCCCGCTCAAGGCAGGCCAGCGGTCCAGCGATACCGCCTCCGGGCGCCCGTCTCGAACGGGTACGAACTCAATGTCCCGGAGCGACTGGAGCGAAGTGTATTTCCACTCTTCATGTTTGTCTGAAGACGGGGCGGGCTCAGCCTCGATCGATCGGGCCGCTGCCACGCGAATCGAGTCCCAATGCGCTCCGGCCGAAAACTTCGGTTCGAGCCCGAAGTTGCGCCACCACAAAGGACCTCGCGCGGTCTGCGAGATCGTGGAAGAACCGGCCATCGTCAGTTGGCCCCTGCCGTTGCGCCTGTAAGCGAAGCGTAACCGTGCTCTTCGAGTTCGAGGGCGAGTTCCCGTCCCCCCGATCGCGCGATTTTGCCATCGACCAAGACATGAACGAAGTCGGGCACGATGTAGTTCAAGAGACGCTGGTAGTGGGTGATGACCAGGAAAGCGCGTTCGGGCCCGCGGAGACGATTGACGCCGTCGGCGACGACCTTCAAAGCGTCGATGTCGAGGCCGGAGTCGGTTTCGTCCAAGACGCAAAGCTTTGGCTCTAGCATCGCCATTTGAAAGATCTCGTTGCGTTTCTTCTCGCCGCCCGAGAACCCGTCGTTCACCGACCGGTTCAGCATCGAAGAGTCCAGGCCAAGCTGCTCCGCCTTCTCGCGGAGGGTCTTGAGGAAGGTCATGGCGTCGATTTCGGGCTTGCCGTTGGCCTTGCGAACCGCGTTCGCCGCCGCCCGAAGGAAATAAGCGTTGCTGACGCCGGGGATTTCGACCGGATATTGGAAGGCGAGGAACAGGCCCTTCGCGGCTCGCTCTTCTGGAGCCAATTCGAGGATATCCTCGCCGTCGAAGAGAATCTGCCCCTGAGTAACCTCATAGGCGTCCCGACCCGCGATCACGTTCGCGAGCGTGCTCTTTCCGGAACCGTTCGGGCCCATCACGGCGTGAACTTCGCCGGCTTTAATCGAAAGACTCAGGCCCTTGAGGATCGCTCTCTCTTCTACGGTCGCGTGGAGATTGGTGATGTGAAGCATAGTCGCAATGTCCTGATTCTAGCCGTTTTGCGGCTTCTCATGGGCGGCGAGCCAGCCCCTCAAGGCCGACTGTCCCGTGTCTTTCTACGCGGCTTCGCGCTTAGAGTTGACAGCCGGGTCCAGATTGCTTACTTCGAGGCGCGAGCGGGAGCGGTGAATCAGGAATGCGGGAAGGAGCGCGGCGCACCACAGGACCGGCAGGGCCAGGACGCTGGCGACGATGGCATCGGTGCCTGAGAAGCCGCTATGGGACTCCTCATGAATCGTGGCGCTGATGTCCTTGAGCTCGCGGTCTGCGGCCTCGCGCTCTGCGGGCGTAGCGGCGGGGTTCTTGAAGGTCGCCTCCAGCTTCTCGGCAGCCTCATGGAACCTGTGGTCCAGGGCCACCTGCTTGGCCTTGTATTGCGCTCCGACCTCTGCGGTCCAAAACGAGGTCCCGACGAGGTACAGAGCGGTTCCGAGCAGGGCCCACTTGACGAACCGAATCCCAAACCGGTTTCCTGACTGCGTGCGAGGTGCCATCGTGCTTGATTCTCGGTCGAAGGCGATGGATTCGATAGACATGGGGGAGCCGCGCGGGACGTTGGGGTGGGTCTTCCTCGGCTCGCGGATGAGCGCTCGGCTTGGCGGGACTTGAGACCCCGGCCCTATTCTCCAGGCCGGTCCCAGCCGATTACGTAGGGTAGAATCGGGTTCGCGTTGCCGCATAGCTCAGTCGGTAGAGCAGCTGACTGTTAATCAGCGGGTCGTAGGTTCGAGTCCTACTGCGGCAGCCACTCACTCCTTTGTCCCTACCGGTCAATCAACTCAGCATCGCCCAAGTTGGGCTGGCTGCACTTGCCGATGACGTGCCAGAACGCGCTCGCGAGTTGCCGGTAATCCGTTTTCACTGGGCGCGGGAGAAACCAACCCTCAGGTACAACCTTTCTGTTGTGCTGATGCCTCTGCTCCTATGCCTAGCCCTTCAGGGCGAGATTGCGACGGCTGGGTCGCTCCGGGAGACCATGCGAGAAGGGAAGGTCGAAGTTCGCTTGGCGCTCGCTCCTTTGAACTCCCAACCCCACCTTTACGCGCTCGGTCCAGTAACCGGCTTGCGAGGCGAGATTACGGTCGTCGACGGGGTCATTCACGTGGGGACTGTGGTTGGCGGCCGGCCGTTGGCCAAGGTGGAACGCGAGGCGCAGGCCGTGTTTCTGGCTTACACCTATGTCGCGTCGTGGTCGGAGGTGGCGTCAGGCGATGCCGGGGGGCTTGCCGAGATCGCCTCGGCCCTCTCCCGGACGAAGCGGGAGCGGACTCCCTTTCTTGTGACCGGCCGGGTGAAGCGGGCCGACTACCATATCATGGATTATAGGCCCGACGGGGGCCCATGGTCGATGGACAAGCACGACCAGGCAAAGGCTAAGTTCGCGCTCCAGGAGCAAGACGTCACATTGTTTGGGTTCTACACCGAGCGGGATGAGGATGCGGGGCTGTTCGTTCATCACGGCGAGCGTATTCACGCCCACGTGGTCGCTCAAGGCGCGACCGGCCACCTCGACGCGATCACCCTCGAGCCCGGGTGGAAGTTGCTCCTTCCCTCAGGCACGGCCAGTCCGAGGGAGGGGCTGGCGACGCGCACCCCCATTTCGGTCTTGTCGCTGTAACCCTCGACCAACTCGAGGACCGTGATGTTCTTGAGGTCGATGTTCATGGGAATCTTCCTAGGACGCTTTCAGCCTCTGCCAGCAATTCGGGAAGAGAGGAGGTCGCGATATCGTAGACGCGGCGATGGTCGAGCGCGAAGTAGCCGTGGGCCAGCACGTTTCGGAATCCGACGATCTCACGAACCTCAGGCAGGTCCTGAGCAACTTCGGGAAAGTGGCTGCGTAGCTGCGACATCGCCTCACCGACGACGAACAGCTTACGTTCGACCATCGCTCTCAGGCCCTTGTCGTTCAGGTAATCCTCTTCGGACTTACCTTCCAGTTACTCGAGGGCGTCCTTTCCCTCGGTCAGGATGTCTTCGAGCCATTTTCCCGCGTCACGCCGCATACAACGTCACCGCCCCCGCTCGCGCGTTTCGAAGGAGCCGCGAATTCTCGATGGCGGGTTCTTCCAGCAGGTCTATCGGCCTCTGAAAAAACTCCTGCAACCCCTCCAGAAGCCCAAAGAACTGCTCGCCGAGTCTCATGCCGGGCGGCGGCTCGTCGAACTCGACGAGGAAGTCGAGATCGCTTCGCACAGGATCAAAACCCTCGCCCACCGCGGACCCGAACAGCTTCAAGCGCCGCACCGCATATTTGCGGCACAACTCGGCCAGCGTATCCGACGTTGCTCGATCGAGAGAGATCATGGCCTTATTTTGACTCACGTGCGCCTTGGCTGGGCGGGGCGGATGCCCCGTCTGCCCCATAGTCGCGCACAACCTTCGTGCCCGTACAAGTGCACCTCGACCAGCTCGCGGACGGTGATGTTCTTGAGGTCGATCCTCATTGGCAGAGAGGTCTTACCCCGAAGCCTTGCTTCGACGTCGCGAATCTTCTCCCAAGGTTCTGAGTTTCTTGACTCAATGTCGTCGATTATCCGCTCCTTCTCGTCGATCCACCCCTGAACCTGATCTGCGAAGTCGTCTGACGTTGCGTCGGTTTTCAGATCTTCGCAGTGATCGATCTGGCCCTTGAGCCTCTCAATCATGTCCTCACCCTTGTCAATCTGGGCGTGCCACCTATCCAGGTGTTCGCGGTTGCGCTCGACCCATTCCTCATGCTTCTGTTCTTGCATCTCGCGGACCCACTCGCAGACGCGCTGGAAGTCTTCCCAAAGCTCTTCCCGGTCGGATCGCCGCATTGGCTTCGTCTCCCGAAACGTCTCGCTGACCTCCTTCGCGTCGGCCCAGAACTCCTTTAGGTCTGCACCCCTAAGGAAGTTTCCGACGTAGTCGAGATCGTGGGCGTGCTTCAGATGATTCACTGCGTTCCACACTCGATCTCGATTCTCGTTTAGCAATTGCTCTCTGCGTTCGCGCTGGCTGTGCTGCCGCTCCTTGACGGAAGCCCTTCCAGGGCTGGCGACGGGGTGGCGAGGGTGAGCGCCCTGGCGCTACGCCCTTGGGATACCTTGGATCCGACCTCCTCCAAGCACCCTTGACACGCGAGACGCGTGCGCTCCTATGGGACGCTTCCACGCGAAGGAAATTGACACGCGAGACGCGTGCGCTCCCAGTGGGACGCTTCCACGCGGAGG
The genomic region above belongs to Candidatus Nitrosymbiomonas proteolyticus and contains:
- a CDS encoding tRNA-binding protein — its product is MTQIEWADFERVELRVGTVVSAESLEGARKPAYRLKVDFGELGVKSSSAQITAHYRAEQLVGRQVVAVLNFPPKRIAGFLSEVLVTGFADENGEVVLAVPERKVPNGSKLF
- a CDS encoding iron-sulfur cluster assembly accessory protein; translation: MNEVGFPVTLTPEAIAQAHRLLARAGNPDAFLRVGVKGGGCSGLEYVIFPDDRRRADDLVQKEGDLEIVCDPRSAKVLQGSVLRFSGNLIGNGFVFDNPNAERSCGCGTSFSLKQPLSE
- a CDS encoding Rrf2 family transcriptional regulator, with protein sequence MKFSTQEEYGLRCLLSIAQCEPGQSKTIPQIAKEEQLSHPHVAKLLMLLRKSGFIKSVRGHAGGYYLAMEPKAIILGDVFEALGGRLIEPNFCARHSGLSHRCIHEGDCAVQFVFAEVQEAVDRVLQNRTLADVLDVSNRSKLKMVERVQRMEKFQKRMAGT
- a CDS encoding FeS assembly SUF system protein, producing the protein MPEPIRKQETDVEPVRRSGLNSIERTVLEGEVVDVLRCIYDPEIPVNIYDLGLIYEVAVDESADARIVMTLTSPMCPVAEELPLEVEEKVRLIPSLKNVTVELTWDPPFSIDRMSDEVKLLLGLL
- a CDS encoding SUF system NifU family Fe-S cluster assembly protein: MSEVSDLYQEVILDHNRRPRNRGRIDAPSSHAEGHNPLCGDQISLDLTISDGVVSDVRFDGIGCAISTASASMMTECIRGKSLADVRALFEKVHAALSADGSLNEVAEIYPEIQALEGVKDYPARVKCATLPWHTVIAALEGEEVATTE
- a CDS encoding cysteine sulfinate desulfinase; the protein is MSAPQPRFEPNSTRWDVEAIRADFPILQTTVNGKPLTYLDNAATTQKPRAMIEAVRSYYEESNANVHRGVHSLSVRATELYESAREAVRELVRAEDASEIVFTRGCTESLNLVAQSFARPRLRPGDLIVLTQLEHHSNIVPWQLVAKQTGATIRFVPVLDSGELDLVAFERALEEKPFLCAFTHASNVLGIANPVERMAQTAHEAGAFVVVDGAQAAPHRSIDVQRLGVDFYAISAHKAYGPTGIGALYGRRALLDEMEPYQGGGDMILKVTESGSTYAPPPAKFEAGTPNIAGTVGWAATLDYLKSLGDGDLETALERIEAYEVALAQEAAKALNQLEGIRVLCPTSPSCGPLSFVVEGIHPHDVGTLLDSEGVAVRAGHHCAMPLMQRLQVPATVRASFAFYNTASEIERLCRALELAQRLFRGGAHV
- a CDS encoding iron-regulated ABC transporter permease protein SufD; this translates as MAGSSTISQTARGPLWWRNFGLEPKFSAGAHWDSIRVAAARSIEAEPAPSSDKHEEWKYTSLQSLRDIEFVPVRDGRPEAVSLDRWPALSGSGPSLVFVNGVFSPALSRLSELPAGVIVSPFSECSSEDLSALGRHATFSGKLGSTNDERVVKYNSANLADGALVRLSRGVRLDAPLSVVFVTSGAAPTVSFPRVLVLAEEDSKGTLIEAHVGDAENSLALGVAEVELAQRAEFTHVRFQDESLTSRNVSSVFARQEAESNFTSIAATFGCQISRLDVNVWLAGSLTETRLDGVYVGVERQHLAHHTRIDHAEPHCHSFEAYKGILDGSATGVFNGKIFVYEDAQKTDAKQTNQALLLSPTATINTKPQLEIFADDVKCTHGATVGQLPADAMFYLRSRGIPFVEARNLLIYAFAAEVLERIEDQATREALEARLYQKLAESGH
- a CDS encoding cysteine desulfurase, encoding MLHITNLHATVEERAILKGLSLSIKAGEVHAVMGPNGSGKSTLANVIAGRDAYEVTQGQILFDGEDILELAPEERAAKGLFLAFQYPVEIPGVSNAYFLRAAANAVRKANGKPEIDAMTFLKTLREKAEQLGLDSSMLNRSVNDGFSGGEKKRNEIFQMAMLEPKLCVLDETDSGLDIDALKVVADGVNRLRGPERAFLVITHYQRLLNYIVPDFVHVLVDGKIARSGGRELALELEEHGYASLTGATAGAN